The following DNA comes from Mucilaginibacter jinjuensis.
GTGTTAAATGGGTTATGGCAGCCATTTTACAGGCTGTTAAATCAGCTAAAAGACTTTAATGTATCCGAAAATTCGGAACACCAATTATTGACTACCAGGGTAGATGAATTTAATGAGCTGGATCAGGCGATAGAAATAATGTCGTTAAGGGTGAAAGATGATTTTCAAAATCTGAAAGCGTTTACCGAAAATGCTTCGCATGAGATGATGACCCCATTGGCCGTGATCACATCTAAGTTAGATACCTTAATTCAGGATGAAACACTGAAGCCAGAACAATTTGAGCAAATCAATGATATTTATGGTGCTACCAGTAAGCTTTCGAGGCTTAATCATTCGCTTCTGTTATTGGTTAAAATCGAAAATAACCTGATAGACGATACAGAAGTTATAGATCTGACAAAGCTGTTAAGGGATAAGCTCAGACAATTTCAGGAGCTCACCCAAACTAAGGAATTAAATGTGATTGCAAACTTGATATCACGCAAGGTTATAGTAAGCAAGTACCTGGTCGATATTTTGTTCAATAATCTAATTAGCAATGCTATCAGGCACAATAACAATAAAGGCGTGTTAATAGTAACCTTGTTTGAAGATGTATTACTGATCCAAAATACCGGAAGCCCCAATGCACTTAACGCTGAGCGGATATTCGATAGGTTTCAAAAGGGTAAAAAATCAGAAGGCACCGGCCTTGGCTTAACAATAGTAAAAAATATTTGTAAAATGTATGGCTGGGAGGTGGCGTATTCTTATCACGAATCCATGCATACCTTTGAAATTGTCTTTGAACCGTCAACTGTTTTATAGCTTCAGATTGTCCTCAAAATCGTCCTTTATCATTGCCGCTAAACAATAGGCATTGATTAATGAAGAGATTATTTTTTCTGCTGATTCTTCTTTCAACCACAATTAAACTAAGGGCACAAGACAATTACGAAATACAGGTATATGGCTCTGAAACTGTGGAGAAAGGGCGAACAATGATTGAACTCCACAGCAATTATACCGCTAATGGGAGTATAACAGGTTCTAATGGTGAATTGCCGGATAATCATGTAGTACACGAAACCATTGAAATTACCCACGGCTGGACACCGTGGTTCGAAACCGGTTTTTATTTATTTAACTCCATAGGTAACGACGGGCGCACAGCCTATGTTGGTTCGCATATCAGGCCAAGGGTAGCAGCCCCTTTAAGTTGGAACTGGCCATTTGGAGTAAGTATCTCTACAGAATTTGGATTTCAGAAGAAACAATTCTCTGCCAATACAACTACATTAGAGATCAGGCCAATTATTGATAAGAAATGGAATAAGCTATATATATCTGTTAATCCAACACTGGAGAAAAGTTTTGTTGGGCCAGATGCTAACCGGGGAATGATTTTCTCGCCCAATGTTAAGAGTAGCTACGATATTACAAAAGCTGTTGCTCTGGGGTTAGAATATTACGGTAGCACCGGGCCATTTTTTCATTATTACCCTTATCAACAGGAAGAGCAACAATTGTTTATTGCCACAGACCTGAATGTAAGTCCTGACTGGGAATTTAACGGAGGTATTGGTTCCGGGTTTACAGATAGTACAGATAAGCTGATATTTAAGATTATTATAGGCCGACGGTTTTAACCATCAGCACATTTAGAAAACATTCTATAGTTAACAAGGTAATTTAAATTATGCTCAGCCACTCAAGGTCACATCAATCTGCTTCATTGCGCCTTACCAAAAGTCAGCAACAGTATAATGAAATTAGCGACCTGATCATTCAGTTAATGGGTGATTATCCCGATTATACAGATGCGGAAACGCTTTGGTTAGAAATGAAAGAGAAAGGCTTAGGTATAAGTATTAGTACTTTTTATAGCAGGCTGAGACTTTTTATGGAAAACGGTATCATAGAAAAGCAAATCCTTAAATACAATAGAAACGCGTATCGGATGGTTAGGAAATGATGCAGGAGATTGTACCGCTTTTATTATTAATTAATCTATAACCTCTGTATCTTTACGGGAATGCTGAAACGATCTGTCAGTGGGTTTTTAGCTTGCTTATTTTTAATAAGCGGTTTTATATTGCCATTAGGTGATTTTTCATTAATGCGTGATATTCCAGACATGTACCGAAACTACACCAGGATTACCACTGAAGACGAACTGGGTATATTAGACTTTGTGGGCGATTACCTGATGCATGGAAAGGAGTTGTTTGGGAACAACCAAAATGACAAACCACAAAACAGCAGCAATAGCGTTCAGTTTCAGCATCAGGCAAATCCCATACTGGCTGAAATCCAGTTAACTGTTTTCGGATTTTCACCTTTACCTATCAAAGAGAAAGTGAGGGCGATGCCTTATAAACATCGAGCTACTACCGATTATCAAAATGAGTGTTTCAGGCCGCCTTTAGCCTAAGCTATTTAAATCATTTACTCATTTTATTATTCATCGCATTATTTCTAATGCCTCTGGTTTTTGGTGTGCTTTATTGAGCATAGTCTAAGACACGGGCTCCACGATTATGAAAAAAACTTTCCTATTTATATTTACGCTTTTTATTGCTAATTGCCTTTACGCTCAAAATACATTTAAGGCCATCGTTCGTAATGATAGGACGAAAGAACCGCTTAAAGGGGCCTCTGCAAATATTGCCGGTTTAACGCTTAATACGGTCAGTGACTCTGCCGGACTAATTACACTTAAAAATATCCCCAACGGAAAATTTGAAGTAAAAATTAGCTACGTTGGTTTTAGCAGTCAGGAAAAAACTTTGACATTTCCGTTGTCACATCCTGATAGTCCAATAGAATTTGGCTTAGAGCCACAGACTGATGAGTTGGACGAGGTAACCATCCAAACAACCCGTACCAACCAAAACCTAAGGGATATACCTACACGTATAGAAGCTCTACCTGCGGAAGAGCTTGATGAAAAAAGTGCGATGAGTCCCGGTAATATTAAAATGTTATTAGCCGAATCGACAGGTATAAACGTACAGCAAACTTCTGCTGTAAGCGGTACAGCAAACTTTCGTGTTCAGGGACTGGATAGCCGCTTTACTCAATTACTCCAGGATGGCATGCCTATGTATCAGGGATCTTCGGGTGGGTTGAGCTTGTTACAGATTAGTCCGCTTGATCTAAAACAAGTCGAATATATAAAAGGCTCGGCTTCTACTTTATACGGTGGTGGCGCAATTGCAGGGCTAATTAATTTAATTAGCAAGACACCTGTAAAAACACCTGAGTTAACTTTCCTACTAAATGGCACCAGCGCTAAAGGAGCCGATGCAAGCATATTTTATTCGCAGAAATGGCAACATGTGGGCGCAACTATGTTGGGTTCCTACAATTACAATGGTGCTTACGACCCCGCATCGACAGGCTTTACAGCTATACCGCAAATTAATCGGATTACATTAAATCCCAAGATATTTTTATATGCCGATGAGCATAATACCGGTTGGTTTGGAGTGAACACAACTTATGAAAACCGTTATGGAGGAGATATGCAGGTTGTGGATGTTCATGCAGATCAGGTTCACCAATACTTTGAGCGAAATAAAACTTTTCGTTTTTCTACTCAGTTATCCTTTACGCATAAAATTGACAGTACCAGTCAAATCAATTTTAAAAACACGGTGGGGTATTTTGATCGGCAACTTGATGAACCCGCTTTTAGTTTTACAGGCAAACAGTTATCATCCTACGGTGAGATTAATTATGTTAAAAATGGCAAACGAGCTAATTGGGTTACCGGCTTAAATTGGGTAACCGATCATTTTACAGTCCCTGATTCACAAAACGATCTTAAATATGATCTGACCACTATTGGTGCATTTGCTCAAAATACTTACAGGTTTACTAGATGGTTTTCACTCGAGAGCGGTTTAAGGTTGGATTATAATACACCCGCGCCTGGCAATAAATCCGATGGCGTATTTATATTGCCCCGTTTAAATGCTTTGTTTAAAATCGATGAGCATTTTACCAGCCGGGTAGGTGGAGGGCTTGGATACAAAATGCCAACGCTCTTTAACGATGAAACAGAACAAGAAGGTTACCAGCACTTACAACCCTTGAACATTGGCAAAACCAGGGCTGAGCAGTCTTATGGTACCAACGGTGACATAAATTATCGTGGAGCAATAGGCGATGCCTTCATTAATATCAATCAGTTATTCTTTTACACGTACGTGGATAAACCACTCATTCTTGTCAATAATAGTTTTATCAATTCGCCTGGTCACATCAGTACGCAGGGTACAGAAACTAATTTAAAACTAACAATGGATGAACTGGGCTTTTATTTGGGCTATACTTATACCGATACAAAGCTGCAAGCTCTTAATCAGGTTGGTACACAACCATTAACGCCCAAAAACAGGTTTAGCTTCGATGCCACATAC
Coding sequences within:
- a CDS encoding TonB-dependent receptor, which translates into the protein MKKTFLFIFTLFIANCLYAQNTFKAIVRNDRTKEPLKGASANIAGLTLNTVSDSAGLITLKNIPNGKFEVKISYVGFSSQEKTLTFPLSHPDSPIEFGLEPQTDELDEVTIQTTRTNQNLRDIPTRIEALPAEELDEKSAMSPGNIKMLLAESTGINVQQTSAVSGTANFRVQGLDSRFTQLLQDGMPMYQGSSGGLSLLQISPLDLKQVEYIKGSASTLYGGGAIAGLINLISKTPVKTPELTFLLNGTSAKGADASIFYSQKWQHVGATMLGSYNYNGAYDPASTGFTAIPQINRITLNPKIFLYADEHNTGWFGVNTTYENRYGGDMQVVDVHADQVHQYFERNKTFRFSTQLSFTHKIDSTSQINFKNTVGYFDRQLDEPAFSFTGKQLSSYGEINYVKNGKRANWVTGLNWVTDHFTVPDSQNDLKYDLTTIGAFAQNTYRFTRWFSLESGLRLDYNTPAPGNKSDGVFILPRLNALFKIDEHFTSRVGGGLGYKMPTLFNDETEQEGYQHLQPLNIGKTRAEQSYGTNGDINYRGAIGDAFININQLFFYTYVDKPLILVNNSFINSPGHISTQGTETNLKLTMDELGFYLGYTYTDTKLQALNQVGTQPLTPKNRFSFDATYEIENSLRIGAESFYTGKQLLSDGTTGRAYITFGLLVQKMWKHLDIFINAENLTDRRQTRWDNIYSGNVTNPIFKDIYTPIEGVVVNCGLRIKLLN
- a CDS encoding transcriptional repressor, with translation MLSHSRSHQSASLRLTKSQQQYNEISDLIIQLMGDYPDYTDAETLWLEMKEKGLGISISTFYSRLRLFMENGIIEKQILKYNRNAYRMVRK
- a CDS encoding sensor histidine kinase — encoded protein: MKLSAHYNKASIIVSVIVLLVGAVIYFFAINFIAQNQLDRDLDEEIEELFEYINTNHQLPKADFNGDQTTFLKVNHGINTRFFDALYQNPREQKSENGRAAEGSVVLNGVTYKFTIVISRESTEYLIQIIAIITLVLMACLVLILFLTNRYVLNGLWQPFYRLLNQLKDFNVSENSEHQLLTTRVDEFNELDQAIEIMSLRVKDDFQNLKAFTENASHEMMTPLAVITSKLDTLIQDETLKPEQFEQINDIYGATSKLSRLNHSLLLLVKIENNLIDDTEVIDLTKLLRDKLRQFQELTQTKELNVIANLISRKVIVSKYLVDILFNNLISNAIRHNNNKGVLIVTLFEDVLLIQNTGSPNALNAERIFDRFQKGKKSEGTGLGLTIVKNICKMYGWEVAYSYHESMHTFEIVFEPSTVL